A single genomic interval of Brevibacillus brevis harbors:
- the deoD gene encoding purine-nucleoside phosphorylase, giving the protein MSIHIGAQQGQIAETILLPGDPLRAKYIAETFLEGAECYNNVRGMLGFTGTYKGKRVSVQGTGMGVPSISIYVNELMESYGVQNLIRVGTCGAIQEDIKVRDVIIGMAASSDSQTNRLLLNQVDFAPTANFDLLHKAYQAATERNLSVKVGNIFTSDSFYRENLDLYKKLASYQVLAVEMESSALYTLAAKYKRNALSILTVSDHILTGEETSADERQTTFNEMIEVALDAALIK; this is encoded by the coding sequence ATGAGTATCCATATTGGAGCACAGCAAGGTCAAATTGCTGAAACAATCCTACTGCCGGGCGATCCGCTACGGGCCAAATACATTGCTGAAACTTTCCTCGAAGGAGCAGAGTGCTACAACAACGTGCGTGGCATGCTCGGCTTCACAGGTACATACAAAGGTAAGCGCGTTTCTGTACAAGGAACGGGCATGGGAGTTCCTTCTATCTCGATCTACGTCAATGAGCTCATGGAATCTTATGGCGTCCAAAACCTGATCCGTGTAGGCACTTGCGGCGCGATCCAGGAAGACATCAAAGTACGTGACGTGATTATTGGTATGGCTGCATCATCCGATTCTCAAACGAATCGTCTCCTGCTCAACCAAGTTGATTTTGCTCCTACTGCTAACTTTGATTTGTTGCACAAAGCGTATCAAGCAGCGACAGAGCGCAATCTGTCTGTTAAAGTGGGCAATATTTTTACGAGCGATAGCTTCTATCGCGAGAACCTCGATTTGTACAAAAAATTGGCTTCCTATCAAGTGCTTGCTGTTGAAATGGAATCTTCCGCGTTGTACACATTGGCTGCAAAATACAAGCGCAATGCATTGTCAATCCTCACCGTAAGTGATCACATTCTAACCGGTGAAGAAACTTCCGCGGACGAGCGTCAAACGACCTTCAATGAAATGATTGAAGTGGCACTCGACGCAGCTCTGATCAAGTAA
- a CDS encoding glycosyltransferase family A protein, translating into MANVKRNMRDPTKKSRDEHINGKEKCQNVNRLSVILSVHHEQTIKKVLKQIEKLRPMEIVLVVDGCPDQSVKKILTYSSCPLTAFVYPFLLGDDVWRAIGAKEATGDVWLFLDADHVVAANDMQSFVRTCYRGADIALRKARTPLRQLSMEPDTVLLAKTFLNTLVSRHELGTSSMYDLPFAMTRQAASIIGVQHLVVPAVAHAIALHNQLRVVPSHYIASAKLTRKRATQRKNNPSVNQTILGDHLEAMDYVMSLK; encoded by the coding sequence ATGGCAAACGTAAAGCGAAATATGCGAGATCCCACAAAAAAAAGCAGAGATGAGCACATTAATGGCAAAGAAAAATGCCAGAATGTAAATCGATTAAGTGTCATCCTTTCTGTTCACCACGAGCAGACAATCAAAAAAGTACTCAAACAAATTGAGAAGCTTCGGCCCATGGAAATCGTGCTCGTTGTGGATGGTTGCCCGGATCAATCGGTGAAGAAGATACTCACGTATTCCTCTTGTCCACTCACGGCGTTTGTGTACCCGTTTCTTTTAGGGGATGATGTATGGAGAGCAATTGGTGCCAAGGAGGCGACAGGAGATGTATGGTTGTTTCTCGATGCAGATCATGTTGTAGCTGCAAATGACATGCAGTCCTTTGTTAGAACATGTTACCGAGGAGCAGACATCGCCTTGAGAAAGGCCAGGACACCACTTCGACAATTATCAATGGAACCGGATACCGTTTTGCTAGCGAAGACATTTCTCAATACCTTGGTTTCACGACATGAACTCGGAACTTCCTCGATGTACGATTTACCTTTTGCTATGACCCGACAAGCTGCCTCTATCATCGGTGTTCAACATTTGGTTGTACCTGCCGTTGCACACGCCATTGCTCTGCACAATCAATTGCGAGTCGTGCCGTCTCATTACATTGCATCCGCAAAGCTTACGAGAAAAAGAGCGACACAAAGAAAGAATAACCCGAGTGTTAACCAGACGATCTTGGGAGATCACCTGGAAGCAATGGATTACGTGATGTCCCTTAAATGA
- a CDS encoding M23 family metallopeptidase, translating into MFKSMVSLMLVTALTLVSGTSIFSQTVEGVYAQTTKQQPAISVTPAKTYPGDVIFVRSKEPQTVTVFSQNYRLQKTQDEYARFIPIPFNTKAGTYKVTSADKKLSVTVTIAPKKFEVDKLTVSKQLNNMRQDTKRINADQKKINAARSNSRAIPYFSEPFTQPAVGKLTTPFGYQRVVNGVPANRHAAIDIANKTGTPILASNHGKVVLADSLYLTGNTIIIDHGLNIFSIYAHLSKLGVKTGQEVKQGQVIGQMGSTGFSTGPHLHYGMLVGNTYVNPQPFFDASPFLWK; encoded by the coding sequence ATGTTCAAATCAATGGTTAGTCTTATGTTGGTCACAGCATTGACGCTCGTCTCTGGGACAAGCATATTCAGCCAGACAGTAGAAGGGGTCTACGCCCAAACAACGAAACAACAGCCAGCGATCAGCGTAACGCCAGCCAAAACATATCCTGGGGACGTTATTTTTGTACGCAGTAAAGAGCCACAAACGGTAACGGTATTCTCACAGAACTATCGATTGCAAAAGACACAGGATGAGTATGCCCGGTTTATCCCGATTCCTTTTAACACGAAAGCAGGGACCTATAAAGTTACATCTGCTGACAAAAAACTTTCCGTAACAGTGACAATCGCACCGAAAAAATTTGAAGTAGATAAGCTCACGGTAAGTAAACAGCTCAACAACATGCGTCAGGATACAAAACGAATCAATGCAGATCAAAAAAAGATCAATGCAGCCAGATCTAACTCGAGAGCGATTCCGTATTTCTCGGAGCCGTTTACACAGCCAGCAGTCGGAAAATTAACGACTCCATTCGGCTACCAGCGCGTAGTAAATGGTGTACCGGCCAACAGACACGCGGCGATTGACATCGCGAACAAAACTGGAACGCCAATTTTGGCGAGCAACCATGGGAAAGTGGTTCTGGCCGACTCTTTATACTTAACAGGAAATACCATCATCATCGATCACGGGTTAAATATTTTTTCCATATATGCTCACTTGTCCAAGCTAGGTGTCAAGACAGGGCAAGAAGTGAAACAGGGACAGGTGATTGGACAAATGGGTAGCACCGGTTTTTCTACAGGTCCTCACCTTCATTACGGCATGTTAGTGGGTAATACGTATGTAAATCCGCAGCCGTTTTTTGATGCATCACCTTTCCTCTGGAAGTAA
- a CDS encoding acyltransferase family protein has product MGRADVMPKPLNGNGRYMPGLDGLRALAVLAVIVYHLNGNWAPGGLLGVGVFFVLSGYLITDILIAQWKRDGKIDWKDFWLRRVRRLMPALLVTIVVVMAWITLLGRSQLASLRGEVLSSLLYVNNWWRIFHEVSYFSSFGPPSPFGHFWSLAVEEQFYLLWPLLLVIGLHFSPRRLRLLGLTIGLALVSALAMALLYEPGTDPSRVYYGTDTRAFALLIGAALAMIWPSRNLSVKAAPQARLLIDCVGAAGLVTIVVMIWLTDPYDSFLYRGGFVLLSVATAVVVAALAHPVSRLGKVLGWKPLRWFGVRSYGIYLWHYPVIVLTSPVVNTGGTSIVRSILQVIASVVLAALSWRFIEEPIRNGGLGKIWMQTSDRKMRRNRVSIGRNMASVCKLLVPMLFLISITSCAYSATTSSVSQGASNLQTDGTASPNSQQEFATALDSKERLGLDGPLPPDHPAQPDDKLISEPNDSKQPVETPKPDTGQGVTVIGDSVMLDVAPYLKNLLPGITINGKVGRQLSEAQDVVDQLKTKGKLGDVVIIELGTNGPFSEKTLVDLLNSLKDVQQIVLVNTRVPRPWEQVVNSALEEAANQFSNVTLADWYAASANKDSYFARDGVHLVEEGAMAYASLVVDAIKPQQNGDTGSRTTVTDR; this is encoded by the coding sequence ATGGGAAGGGCAGACGTTATGCCTAAGCCGCTGAACGGCAATGGCCGCTACATGCCTGGACTTGACGGATTGAGGGCGCTTGCCGTATTAGCGGTCATCGTCTATCACCTCAATGGCAACTGGGCTCCTGGGGGGTTACTAGGTGTCGGCGTGTTTTTCGTATTGTCCGGGTACCTTATCACGGACATCCTCATTGCACAATGGAAAAGAGACGGGAAGATTGATTGGAAAGACTTCTGGTTAAGACGGGTACGGCGGTTGATGCCCGCGTTGCTCGTCACAATTGTGGTCGTCATGGCATGGATCACGTTACTCGGTCGCTCCCAACTGGCATCGCTTCGTGGGGAGGTCCTGTCGTCGCTGCTCTATGTCAACAACTGGTGGCGTATCTTTCACGAGGTTTCGTATTTTTCGAGCTTCGGTCCGCCTTCCCCGTTTGGACATTTCTGGTCACTCGCAGTGGAGGAGCAGTTCTACCTACTCTGGCCGTTGCTTCTTGTTATCGGGCTTCACTTCTCACCGCGGAGATTGCGGCTTCTCGGGTTGACTATCGGGCTCGCGCTTGTTTCGGCGCTAGCGATGGCGTTGCTTTACGAGCCAGGTACTGACCCGAGCCGGGTTTACTACGGAACAGATACGAGAGCGTTCGCCCTGCTCATCGGCGCCGCGCTCGCAATGATATGGCCGAGCCGCAATCTCTCCGTAAAAGCTGCGCCTCAAGCACGATTACTCATTGATTGCGTCGGGGCGGCTGGTCTAGTCACAATTGTGGTCATGATCTGGCTAACCGATCCGTACGACAGCTTTCTTTACCGAGGAGGATTTGTGCTGCTGTCCGTCGCAACGGCTGTAGTGGTAGCGGCGCTCGCCCATCCGGTCAGCCGACTGGGAAAAGTGTTGGGGTGGAAACCGCTACGGTGGTTTGGCGTTCGATCTTACGGTATTTATCTTTGGCATTATCCGGTTATCGTCCTGACAAGTCCTGTGGTCAACACCGGCGGGACCAGTATTGTGCGCAGCATATTGCAGGTAATAGCGAGTGTTGTACTTGCCGCGCTATCGTGGCGGTTTATCGAGGAGCCGATTCGCAACGGCGGTTTGGGTAAAATATGGATGCAGACGAGTGATCGGAAAATGCGGAGGAATCGGGTATCGATCGGTCGCAACATGGCTTCGGTGTGTAAGTTACTCGTACCTATGCTTTTTTTAATCAGTATAACTAGCTGTGCTTATAGCGCGACGACGAGTTCAGTTTCACAAGGCGCCAGCAACCTTCAAACGGATGGAACAGCGTCGCCGAACTCTCAGCAAGAATTCGCTACAGCACTCGACAGCAAAGAACGTTTGGGACTTGATGGACCGTTGCCACCGGACCATCCTGCCCAACCTGACGACAAACTTATTTCGGAGCCAAACGACTCAAAACAGCCCGTTGAGACTCCAAAGCCGGATACGGGCCAGGGAGTGACCGTGATCGGCGACTCGGTCATGCTTGACGTTGCTCCTTATCTGAAAAACCTTCTTCCTGGAATCACAATCAACGGCAAAGTGGGCCGACAGTTGTCTGAGGCGCAGGACGTAGTCGATCAACTCAAGACCAAGGGCAAGCTAGGCGACGTAGTCATTATCGAGCTCGGTACGAACGGACCATTCTCGGAGAAGACACTTGTTGATCTACTGAATTCGCTCAAAGACGTTCAGCAAATTGTACTTGTAAATACACGAGTGCCGCGTCCTTGGGAACAAGTCGTCAACTCAGCACTGGAGGAGGCAGCTAATCAGTTCTCCAATGTGACACTCGCCGACTGGTACGCGGCCAGCGCCAACAAAGATTCGTATTTCGCACGGGACGGCGTGCATCTTGTCGAGGAAGGCGCTATGGCTTATGCTTCTCTGGTGGTGGATGCGATCAAACCGCAACAAAACGGCGATACCGGAAGCCGCACAACTGTAACCGACCGTTAA
- a CDS encoding GTP pyrophosphokinase, translating into MRVTNVPSKVLNNMVHFLAPYEQAVEELKLKLKGIKYGFLKSGRYSPIEFVVGRVKKVDSLVKKANEKGIDFLGDHWQNDVAKEVQDIAGLRVVCRYVDDVREVQQLLQEREDIIIHDVKDYIAAPKDSGYRSIHMIVSYTVYHGSEKKTLFCEIQIRTLGMNFWATNEHELRYKYAGNIPTDVLEQLHEASVITHQLDVLMNNLRQEILTPAEVDTTLEEKLEEIFSLYVKQDLDSAAALYREHVSGFEEAFADNPKFKMIHDLLGIRLK; encoded by the coding sequence ATGAGAGTCACAAATGTGCCAAGCAAGGTGCTCAACAACATGGTTCATTTCTTGGCGCCGTATGAACAGGCAGTCGAAGAGCTAAAGTTAAAATTAAAAGGAATTAAATACGGCTTTCTCAAAAGCGGCCGTTATTCTCCTATTGAATTTGTTGTCGGACGAGTAAAAAAAGTCGACAGTTTAGTAAAGAAGGCGAACGAAAAAGGAATCGACTTTTTGGGAGATCATTGGCAGAATGACGTCGCCAAGGAAGTCCAGGATATCGCGGGCCTTCGAGTCGTATGCCGCTATGTAGACGATGTACGCGAGGTACAGCAGTTGTTGCAGGAGCGGGAGGATATCATCATTCACGATGTCAAAGACTACATCGCAGCTCCAAAGGATTCCGGTTACAGAAGTATTCACATGATCGTTTCTTATACGGTTTACCATGGCAGCGAAAAGAAAACACTATTTTGTGAGATCCAAATTCGTACATTGGGCATGAACTTCTGGGCGACAAATGAACACGAACTGCGCTACAAGTATGCGGGCAACATTCCGACAGATGTGTTGGAGCAGCTTCATGAAGCGTCCGTGATCACACATCAGCTCGACGTGTTGATGAACAATTTACGTCAAGAAATTCTCACACCAGCAGAAGTTGATACAACACTGGAAGAAAAATTGGAAGAAATATTTTCCCTGTACGTCAAGCAGGATTTGGATTCTGCTGCAGCCTTGTACAGAGAACATGTCAGTGGCTTCGAAGAGGCTTTTGCTGACAACCCTAAGTTTAAAATGATTCACGATTTGTTGGGAATCCGGTTGAAATAA
- a CDS encoding D-alanyl-D-alanine carboxypeptidase family protein: MRFLLTNLLVVVMVLFNLGTPSAFAEESSSLEPNTLTGQSAILIDATTGQVLFEKNSHEKLYPASITKIATGIYAIEKGNLDDTVTVSKKARREEGTRVYLEEGERISLRNLLYGLLMNSGNDAGTAIAEHMSQTTERFAVDLNAYLKEKVGVTETNFTNPHGLHDPNHYTTVSDMAKISQYAMKNPVFREIVGTKRLPWHGQTWETVLVNHNKLLRDYEGATGMKNGFTDQAMHTLVGSAKRGEMELIAVTMKASTSANAYKDVKKLLDFGFQGFETKSIAKKGDSFSEVAVPGNNSVVTFTAKEDLYATVPKGAEPLVELKADGSLFVQAGKLAVSYPLLRHDPPAPAPATVFGDSESGNTHPLARYSVLIVWLGMNLFLIVYTFSRAQRNKRIRERSLQRRFH; encoded by the coding sequence ATGCGCTTTTTGCTAACGAACCTACTCGTTGTGGTGATGGTTTTGTTCAACCTTGGCACGCCTTCCGCTTTTGCCGAGGAGTCATCAAGCCTGGAGCCTAACACTCTCACTGGACAATCAGCCATTCTGATTGATGCTACAACGGGACAAGTCTTGTTTGAAAAGAACTCTCATGAGAAGTTGTACCCTGCTAGTATTACAAAAATCGCAACAGGTATTTACGCGATAGAAAAAGGGAATCTGGATGATACTGTCACTGTCTCCAAAAAAGCACGCCGTGAAGAAGGAACACGTGTCTATTTGGAAGAGGGAGAACGGATTTCTCTTCGCAATTTGTTGTACGGACTGCTCATGAATTCAGGTAACGACGCTGGTACAGCGATTGCGGAGCATATGAGCCAGACGACAGAGCGTTTTGCAGTGGATTTGAACGCTTATTTGAAAGAAAAAGTAGGAGTCACCGAAACGAATTTTACCAATCCACACGGACTGCATGATCCAAATCACTACACGACTGTCTCTGACATGGCCAAAATTTCGCAGTACGCGATGAAAAACCCCGTTTTCAGGGAAATTGTCGGTACGAAGCGTCTGCCTTGGCATGGACAAACGTGGGAAACAGTATTGGTGAATCACAACAAGCTCCTGCGCGATTACGAAGGCGCGACGGGAATGAAGAACGGTTTCACAGATCAGGCGATGCATACGCTGGTAGGCTCCGCTAAGCGTGGAGAAATGGAACTCATCGCTGTCACGATGAAGGCCTCTACAAGTGCAAATGCATACAAAGATGTGAAAAAGCTACTGGACTTTGGCTTTCAAGGATTTGAGACCAAATCCATTGCCAAAAAAGGCGATTCTTTTTCAGAAGTAGCTGTTCCTGGCAACAACTCGGTTGTAACTTTTACAGCCAAGGAGGATTTGTATGCGACGGTTCCCAAAGGGGCGGAGCCTTTGGTAGAGCTAAAAGCAGATGGGAGCCTGTTTGTACAGGCTGGCAAGCTAGCCGTCTCGTATCCATTGCTTCGTCATGATCCGCCTGCTCCAGCTCCTGCTACTGTGTTTGGGGACTCAGAAAGTGGCAACACACATCCACTAGCCCGCTATAGCGTATTAATTGTCTGGTTAGGAATGAACCTATTCTTAATCGTGTATACGTTTTCCCGTGCTCAGAGGAATAAACGAATTCGCGAGCGTAGTCTTCAACGGCGGTTCCATTAA
- a CDS encoding GerAB/ArcD/ProY family transporter, which yields METGFKPILPATLYFLSVVTLPLVVLLTIFPAQVNQLKDGQRSFFTGYIIGGIVMIVIITFCILVLGSDLTTRNQYPSYALAQKINVGNFLKQMGL from the coding sequence TTGGAGACAGGCTTCAAACCGATACTTCCAGCAACCTTGTATTTTTTAAGTGTTGTCACGCTGCCGTTGGTCGTATTACTTACAATTTTCCCCGCTCAAGTAAACCAGCTTAAAGATGGACAAAGATCGTTTTTCACCGGTTATATTATTGGTGGAATTGTAATGATCGTAATTATAACCTTTTGTATTTTAGTTCTTGGCTCTGATCTTACCACAAGAAATCAATATCCAAGCTATGCCCTGGCCCAAAAAATAAATGTAGGGAATTTTTTAAAACAAATGGGACTATAG
- a CDS encoding 5'-3' exonuclease: MSDSGKVLLIDGMSFLFRAFYGSAWGGAYRQTSTGVYTNAVYGFTKMMLDYAELTRPTHLVVGWDVASRESLVRSQWYDGYKSNRQAVPEELIPQFDLVKEITDAFSVPNLGCPGYEGDDVLGTLSTRLSEEGHEVIIATGDYDSLQLISERVSVKILKNGGKHEHYNPASLLALRGISPEQVVDVKALMGDASDCIPGCPGIGEKTATKLITEHGDLDNLYVNLASCTPKMRSKLEENRDQVYLSRKLATIIRDVPVEYTLEDAVWEYDRQAVQSKFDELEFGRTMAARVG; encoded by the coding sequence GTGAGTGATTCAGGAAAAGTACTGCTCATCGATGGTATGAGCTTTTTGTTTCGCGCCTTTTATGGTTCTGCTTGGGGTGGAGCCTATCGCCAGACTTCAACAGGTGTGTACACAAATGCGGTTTATGGATTTACCAAAATGATGCTCGATTACGCAGAATTGACACGCCCTACTCATCTCGTGGTGGGCTGGGATGTCGCTTCGCGCGAGTCTTTGGTGCGCAGCCAATGGTATGACGGCTATAAATCAAATCGTCAAGCTGTACCGGAAGAGCTCATTCCACAATTCGATTTGGTGAAAGAAATAACGGATGCGTTCTCGGTTCCGAACTTGGGTTGCCCTGGCTATGAAGGCGATGATGTATTGGGTACGCTCTCCACACGTCTTTCCGAAGAAGGACACGAGGTCATCATTGCGACAGGTGATTACGATAGCTTGCAGCTCATATCTGAGCGAGTTAGTGTTAAAATCCTGAAAAATGGTGGCAAACACGAGCATTATAATCCAGCGAGCCTTTTGGCATTGCGTGGAATTTCACCTGAACAGGTCGTTGACGTCAAAGCTTTAATGGGAGATGCATCTGACTGTATTCCAGGTTGTCCAGGAATTGGTGAGAAAACAGCGACAAAGCTGATTACTGAGCATGGTGATCTGGACAACCTATATGTAAATCTGGCAAGCTGTACGCCTAAAATGCGCAGCAAGCTGGAAGAGAATCGCGATCAGGTGTACTTGAGCAGAAAGCTGGCTACGATTATTCGGGATGTTCCGGTGGAGTATACGTTGGAGGATGCCGTGTGGGAATACGATCGTCAAGCCGTTCAGAGCAAATTCGATGAGCTTGAATTCGGACGTACAATGGCAGCGAGAGTCGGCTAA
- a CDS encoding DUF4241 domain-containing protein, protein MKHNCPAFFETAFDEGYTQEQDGYLYQFFRQDMGKLQVNTGKIVANDPFVMFETEPFVEVFPKGSFSVQLAIAQVQSQSKEEQTDNSLEPDERVALARIVFSEKPVVSWKMAVWAESDVSQLGEGEFFGYGVDAGTGSFMDAEACTLLEREIEKDEMFYEALTKKMDQTYKHTRSWGLIDLAEGCNVAMFSTGWGDGSYASYIGYDAEGQIARLVTDFYLLDWMGTAEE, encoded by the coding sequence ATGAAACATAATTGCCCTGCCTTTTTTGAAACGGCATTTGACGAAGGGTATACGCAAGAGCAGGATGGCTATTTATATCAGTTTTTCCGCCAAGATATGGGCAAGCTTCAGGTGAATACAGGAAAAATTGTGGCGAACGATCCGTTTGTCATGTTTGAAACGGAACCGTTTGTGGAGGTCTTCCCAAAAGGGAGTTTCTCCGTACAGCTCGCTATCGCGCAAGTTCAATCCCAATCAAAGGAAGAGCAAACGGATAACTCTCTGGAGCCAGATGAACGTGTAGCATTGGCACGGATTGTCTTCTCAGAGAAACCTGTCGTGTCCTGGAAAATGGCTGTTTGGGCGGAGTCAGATGTGTCACAGCTTGGCGAAGGTGAGTTTTTTGGCTACGGTGTGGATGCGGGTACAGGCTCGTTCATGGATGCAGAAGCTTGCACACTTTTGGAACGCGAAATAGAGAAGGACGAGATGTTTTATGAGGCGTTGACGAAGAAAATGGATCAAACGTATAAACATACGCGTAGTTGGGGTTTAATAGATTTAGCGGAAGGCTGTAATGTGGCCATGTTTTCAACAGGATGGGGAGACGGAAGCTACGCGAGCTATATCGGTTATGATGCCGAGGGACAAATCGCACGTTTGGTAACAGATTTTTACTTGTTGGATTGGATGGGAACGGCTGAAGAATAA
- a CDS encoding alpha/beta-type small acid-soluble spore protein: protein MANNQGGTNNLVVPQANQALDQLKYEIASEFGVNLGPDTTSRQNGSVGGEITKRLVSFAEQQLAGRQV, encoded by the coding sequence ATGGCTAACAACCAAGGTGGAACCAACAATCTGGTAGTTCCTCAAGCGAACCAAGCTTTGGACCAACTGAAGTATGAGATTGCATCTGAATTTGGTGTAAATCTCGGACCAGACACTACTTCTCGCCAAAACGGTTCTGTTGGTGGCGAAATTACCAAGCGTCTGGTGAGCTTCGCTGAGCAACAATTGGCAGGTCGTCAAGTTTAA
- a CDS encoding DUF3298 and DUF4163 domain-containing protein produces the protein MSEQLEQLKRKYKNTPIPDELDFVVKKALKQSKKRHANRRVKSLVGVGAAAIIFITGINASPTFANALSEVPLISSLVKVLTFTEFKVDEETAKADIKVPAIANMENKTLEATLNNKYLEESKKLYNDFTAEMEELKKNGGGHVGVKSGYDVKTDNDQILALGRYVVSTVNGLSKYTYDTIDKKNQLLITLPSLFKDESYISLISENIKEQMRQQMKADPEKVYWLDEKEGNFETITKDQSFYINNDGKLVICFEKYEVAPGSMGVREFIIPTNVITEALVSNEYIK, from the coding sequence ATGAGCGAACAACTGGAACAATTGAAAAGAAAATATAAGAATACGCCTATCCCCGATGAATTGGATTTCGTTGTGAAGAAAGCTCTTAAACAAAGCAAGAAAAGACATGCGAACAGGAGGGTGAAGAGTCTCGTTGGTGTTGGGGCAGCGGCTATTATATTTATAACAGGGATTAATGCTAGCCCCACATTTGCAAATGCCTTATCGGAAGTACCGTTGATTAGCTCGCTCGTCAAGGTACTAACTTTTACAGAATTTAAAGTAGATGAAGAAACTGCCAAAGCAGATATAAAAGTACCTGCCATTGCCAACATGGAAAACAAAACCTTAGAAGCCACCTTGAACAACAAATATCTGGAGGAAAGTAAAAAACTGTACAACGATTTCACGGCTGAGATGGAGGAATTAAAGAAAAATGGCGGAGGTCATGTAGGTGTAAAAAGCGGTTATGATGTCAAAACCGACAATGATCAGATTCTTGCTTTAGGCAGATATGTTGTAAGCACGGTTAATGGTTTATCAAAATATACTTACGACACGATAGACAAGAAAAACCAGCTTTTGATTACCCTGCCGAGTTTATTTAAAGATGAAAGTTATATAAGCCTAATCAGCGAAAATATTAAAGAACAGATGAGACAGCAGATGAAAGCAGATCCCGAAAAGGTTTATTGGCTAGATGAGAAGGAAGGCAACTTTGAAACCATTACTAAAGATCAAAGCTTCTATATTAATAATGATGGCAAACTTGTCATCTGCTTTGAAAAATACGAGGTCGCACCCGGATCTATGGGCGTGCGTGAGTTTATCATACCAACCAATGTCATTACCGAGGCATTAGTAAGTAATGAATATATAAAATAA
- a CDS encoding glycosyltransferase, translating to MSNRGKRAYIRVIIYQLVRGSEMDNRIDDHPAVSVIIPISDNARNIKKLLSVVKRIDPHTEVIVVCNQVSCQDVLLSNEWGAQIISTGLEVDSHEARAIGSAHARGDVVLFIDELLAMPLLYLKKYVTLVKKGSDVIMTTCSDHSVSRRAKRSPRSAYCLLNHLLGQKRMGSASFENIPFALSRNALAAIGPGNLCNPAIALVQASVLGLKMTTIAPFASEKQPAGTRDIVRKDIRTIYREHAKAIQLLTGGTKLRHADQDGQRHRDLVHSSGVLHLRSVFHQESRGKEGGGWDGKRKAKYARSHKKKQR from the coding sequence GTGTCCAATCGTGGAAAACGAGCGTACATTAGAGTAATCATTTATCAACTGGTGAGGGGGAGTGAGATGGACAACCGAATCGATGATCACCCTGCCGTGTCCGTCATCATCCCAATTAGTGACAACGCCAGGAATATAAAAAAACTGCTCTCTGTTGTCAAAAGAATAGATCCACACACGGAAGTAATAGTCGTATGCAACCAAGTGAGCTGCCAAGATGTTCTCTTGTCCAATGAATGGGGAGCACAAATCATTTCAACCGGTTTGGAAGTAGACAGCCATGAGGCAAGAGCGATCGGGTCTGCTCACGCAAGGGGAGACGTTGTCCTCTTTATCGACGAACTTCTCGCGATGCCTCTTTTATACTTGAAGAAGTATGTCACGCTGGTCAAAAAGGGATCAGATGTCATCATGACGACTTGCTCGGACCACTCGGTATCAAGAAGAGCAAAGCGTTCACCAAGAAGTGCGTATTGCTTGTTGAATCATCTTCTTGGTCAAAAAAGAATGGGCTCCGCTTCCTTTGAAAATATTCCATTTGCCTTGAGCCGAAATGCTCTAGCGGCAATTGGTCCCGGAAATTTATGCAATCCTGCAATTGCTTTGGTTCAAGCATCAGTCTTGGGGCTCAAAATGACGACAATCGCCCCGTTTGCCTCGGAAAAACAACCAGCAGGCACTCGAGATATCGTGCGAAAAGATATCCGTACGATTTATCGGGAGCATGCGAAGGCAATCCAGTTACTAACCGGTGGAACGAAGCTTCGACACGCAGATCAGGATGGACAACGACACCGCGACTTGGTGCATTCATCAGGCGTTCTGCATTTGCGCTCGGTCTTTCATCAGGAATCGCGCGGAAAGGAGGGTGGTGGATGGGATGGCAAACGTAAAGCGAAATATGCGAGATCCCACAAAAAAAAGCAGAGATGA